From one Vicinamibacterales bacterium genomic stretch:
- a CDS encoding PIG-L family deacetylase: MNLRMPTAEVFTPGAEPPADALARTTDLCVAAHQDDIEIMAFRGILDCFGRSDRHFTGVTVTDGAGSPRDGIYARFSDDDMKAVRREEQKKAARIGEFSAHVFLDFPSAAVKDPSDGAVIDDVAAVIDASRPATVYTHNLADKHETHVAVVLRVIAAIRRMPKHERPTRVLGCEVWRDLDWMDDRDKVVLDVSGRDNLAAALLGVFDSQIAGGKRYDLAVLGRRRANATFAASHGVDQAEALTYAMDLTPLALDDALDPAALVLDHLDRFRRSVEEGLARSSRVRP; encoded by the coding sequence ATGAACCTGCGCATGCCGACAGCCGAAGTGTTCACACCGGGTGCGGAGCCGCCAGCTGACGCGCTCGCGCGGACGACGGATCTCTGCGTGGCCGCCCATCAGGATGACATCGAGATCATGGCGTTCCGCGGAATCCTCGACTGCTTCGGGCGGAGCGATCGGCACTTCACGGGCGTGACGGTCACCGACGGCGCCGGCAGCCCGCGCGACGGGATCTACGCACGTTTCTCGGATGATGACATGAAAGCCGTCCGGCGCGAGGAGCAGAAGAAGGCCGCCCGCATCGGCGAGTTCAGCGCGCACGTCTTTCTCGACTTCCCGAGCGCAGCGGTGAAGGACCCGTCGGACGGCGCGGTCATCGACGATGTCGCGGCCGTGATCGATGCGTCGCGGCCGGCGACGGTCTACACGCACAACCTGGCGGACAAGCACGAGACCCACGTCGCCGTCGTTCTCCGGGTCATTGCCGCGATCAGGCGGATGCCGAAGCACGAGCGGCCGACGCGCGTGCTCGGCTGCGAGGTCTGGCGCGACCTCGACTGGATGGACGACCGGGACAAGGTCGTGCTCGACGTGTCGGGGCGCGACAACCTGGCCGCGGCGCTGCTTGGCGTCTTCGATTCCCAGATTGCCGGCGGCAAGCGCTACGACCTCGCCGTGCTCGGCAGGCGGCGGGCGAACGCCACGTTCGCGGCTTCGCACGGCGTGGACCAGGCCGAGGCGCTGACGTATGCGATGGATCTGACGCCTCTCGCACTGGACGACGCCCTCGATCCGGCCGCGCTGGTGCTGGACCACCTCGATCGCTTTCGCAGGAGCGTGGAGGAGGGCCTGGCGAGATCTTCGCGGGTGCGCCCGTGA
- a CDS encoding (Fe-S)-binding protein, protein MKDGPGFSDMSRRSSEPLLRLDDTQLSPLLIDGATARRGAAKPLLPQAQANQYPLDDSRVLALPTPQTPEEEEILVRSFLSGLEKLFSRENNWTFLQPLLLTMEHCARCQTCSDACHIFEASGGAEIYRPTYRSEILRRLYFEHVKGGGLLSRWQHGSVDLNWPMVARLAELAYRCNLCRRCAQACPIGVDNGLVAHEIRKLFSQEMGIAPKELHASGSMLQLKAGSSTGMPPAVVKDNVQFIDEEMAEKAGLPVETPWDVEGADILLVHNAGEILAWPENPGAFGIILNQAGVSWTMSSDLAGYDSVNYGLWYDDAQFARVAVRHAEAARKLKVKKIVIGECGHAHKSLLVIADRLLTGDLNIPRESFLTVLRDIVASGRLELDPSRNAFPVTLHDPCNMVRLMGIVEPQREILRAICPQFREMHPHGVDNYCCGGGSGFAIMSGNTFPDWRSQISGRKKLQQILDVFSDCLDPAQPKYVCAPCSNCKGQIRDLLAYHDVWKANRIQYGGLVELVVNAMADVKPGFIEWEWH, encoded by the coding sequence ATGAAGGACGGGCCCGGTTTCTCCGACATGTCACGGCGGTCGTCCGAGCCGCTCCTTCGTCTCGACGACACCCAGTTGTCGCCCCTGCTGATTGACGGGGCGACCGCCCGTCGCGGCGCCGCCAAGCCGCTTCTGCCGCAGGCCCAGGCCAACCAATACCCGCTGGACGACTCGCGAGTGCTGGCCTTGCCGACACCGCAGACGCCCGAGGAAGAGGAGATACTGGTCCGGAGCTTCCTGTCGGGCCTGGAGAAGCTGTTTTCCCGCGAGAACAACTGGACGTTTCTGCAGCCGCTGCTGCTCACCATGGAGCACTGCGCGCGCTGCCAGACCTGCTCTGACGCGTGTCACATCTTCGAGGCCAGCGGTGGCGCCGAAATCTATCGTCCCACCTACCGATCGGAGATCCTCCGGCGGCTGTACTTCGAGCACGTCAAGGGCGGCGGCCTCCTGTCGCGGTGGCAGCACGGCAGCGTCGATCTCAATTGGCCAATGGTGGCCAGACTCGCCGAGCTCGCGTATCGCTGCAACCTGTGCCGCCGGTGCGCGCAGGCGTGCCCGATCGGTGTCGACAACGGCCTGGTGGCGCACGAGATCCGGAAGTTGTTCAGTCAGGAAATGGGCATCGCTCCGAAGGAGTTGCACGCGTCCGGCTCGATGCTCCAGCTCAAGGCTGGTTCGTCCACCGGAATGCCCCCTGCGGTCGTCAAGGACAACGTCCAGTTCATCGACGAGGAGATGGCGGAGAAAGCCGGGCTCCCGGTCGAAACCCCGTGGGACGTCGAGGGAGCCGACATCCTCCTGGTGCACAACGCCGGCGAGATCCTCGCGTGGCCGGAGAATCCCGGCGCTTTCGGCATCATCCTCAACCAGGCTGGCGTGTCGTGGACGATGTCGTCGGACCTGGCCGGTTACGACTCGGTGAACTACGGCCTGTGGTACGACGATGCGCAGTTCGCACGGGTCGCGGTCCGCCACGCCGAGGCGGCGCGGAAGCTGAAGGTCAAGAAGATCGTCATCGGGGAGTGCGGCCACGCACACAAGTCACTGCTCGTGATCGCCGACCGCCTGCTGACCGGCGACTTGAACATTCCGCGTGAGAGCTTCCTGACGGTTCTGCGAGACATCGTGGCCAGCGGCCGGCTCGAACTCGATCCAAGCCGAAACGCCTTTCCCGTCACGCTGCACGACCCCTGCAACATGGTGCGGCTGATGGGAATCGTCGAGCCGCAGCGGGAGATCCTCCGCGCCATCTGCCCGCAGTTTCGCGAGATGCACCCGCACGGCGTCGACAACTACTGTTGCGGAGGCGGAAGCGGCTTCGCGATCATGAGCGGCAATACGTTCCCCGACTGGCGATCGCAGATATCCGGGCGGAAGAAGCTGCAGCAGATTCTCGACGTCTTCTCGGATTGTCTCGACCCCGCCCAGCCGAAGTACGTCTGCGCGCCGTGCAGCAACTGCAAGGGGCAGATCCGCGACCTGCTGGCCTACCACGATGTCTGGAAGGCGAACCGCATCCAGTACGGCGGCCTCGTCGAACTCGTCGTCAACGCCATGGCCGACGTCAAACCCGGATTCATCGAGTGGGAATGGCACTGA
- a CDS encoding CGGC domain-containing protein encodes MSDPVRVGIIICERYHTCAGGKCLRAVRAREGAFAAYRGREVELVGYTNCGGCPGGNIEYAPEEMKKNDADVIHLATGFLVGYPPCPHIDYFRRFIQEKYGIPVVVGTHPIPQKYFLAHTRCDTWRGAEWQELLAPTLADEATRLAYD; translated from the coding sequence ATGAGCGATCCCGTGCGCGTTGGCATCATCATCTGCGAGCGGTACCACACCTGTGCCGGCGGGAAGTGCCTGCGTGCCGTACGCGCGCGTGAAGGCGCCTTTGCGGCGTACCGGGGCCGTGAGGTGGAACTGGTCGGCTACACCAATTGCGGAGGATGCCCTGGCGGCAACATCGAATATGCCCCGGAGGAGATGAAGAAGAACGACGCCGACGTCATCCACCTCGCGACCGGATTCCTCGTCGGTTATCCCCCGTGTCCGCACATCGACTACTTCCGGCGGTTCATCCAGGAGAAGTACGGGATACCGGTGGTCGTCGGCACGCATCCGATCCCGCAAAAGTACTTCCTGGCTCACACCCGCTGTGACACGTGGCGGGGTGCGGAGTGGCAGGAATTACTGGCGCCCACCCTCGCCGACGAAGCGACGCGGTTGGCGTACGACTGA
- a CDS encoding thioredoxin family protein: protein MLSHRLAVASDLVTADLVEATEFPHLANKYQVRGVRRTVINETIRVEGAVPEAALMSELMAALVARVHQSEGRVHPVGPVTIAAAVDWFGSHAFRLIVPEEAHLHSVAVLQRQE, encoded by the coding sequence GTGCTCTCCCACAGGCTCGCCGTGGCCAGCGATCTGGTCACGGCGGACTTGGTTGAGGCGACCGAGTTCCCGCACCTGGCGAACAAGTACCAGGTCCGTGGAGTCCGGCGGACCGTCATCAACGAGACCATCCGTGTCGAAGGCGCGGTCCCCGAGGCGGCGTTGATGTCCGAGCTGATGGCGGCGCTCGTCGCCCGCGTCCACCAATCCGAGGGGCGAGTTCACCCCGTCGGCCCGGTAACCATCGCGGCAGCGGTGGACTGGTTCGGCTCTCACGCGTTCCGGTTGATCGTTCCCGAAGAGGCCCATCTCCACAGCGTGGCGGTTCTGCAGCGGCAGGAGTAG
- a CDS encoding outer membrane protein transport protein, whose protein sequence is MMKSRILALVVAVSTTLPASALATDGYFAHGYGMKAKGMGGASTAVVFGTMGGAVNPAQMVLFGSGFDLGADVFGPRRSAARTANAYGLNGTADSGSLWFAMPEFGFNWMFGEKLSFGLTLYGNGGMNTDYPTGQIAANRCGMGAPASNLLCGPGRLGVNLEQMVIAPTVAFRLGAHQAIGISPLIGYQRFSASGVQAFSAYSSAPGSLSDMGTDSSIGLGVRIGWMANLSDAVSVGAAFAPKMKMGAFEKYKGLFAEQGGFDFPANFNAGVAFKPAPGALVALDYQRINYSGVASVGNSSKAQAPLGSAGGPGFGWTDVNVLKLGLSYDVRPTLTVRAGYNHSDNPVQSADVTFNILAPGVIQNHLTLGLSLRAGKTMDVNVAYLHAFENSVSGATAMLPGGGTDLVKMYQNSFGVSITKKLK, encoded by the coding sequence ATGATGAAATCTCGAATCCTCGCGTTGGTCGTTGCAGTCTCGACCACCCTGCCGGCCTCTGCGCTGGCAACCGACGGCTATTTCGCCCACGGCTACGGAATGAAGGCCAAGGGCATGGGCGGCGCCTCCACCGCCGTGGTGTTCGGCACCATGGGCGGGGCGGTCAATCCCGCGCAGATGGTGCTCTTTGGAAGCGGCTTCGACCTCGGAGCCGACGTGTTCGGTCCGCGCCGGAGCGCCGCTCGAACCGCGAACGCTTACGGCTTGAACGGCACGGCCGACAGTGGCAGCCTGTGGTTTGCAATGCCCGAGTTCGGCTTCAACTGGATGTTCGGCGAGAAGCTCTCGTTCGGGCTCACGCTCTACGGCAACGGCGGGATGAACACCGACTACCCGACGGGCCAGATCGCGGCCAACCGCTGCGGCATGGGCGCGCCGGCCTCCAACCTGCTGTGCGGCCCCGGCCGCCTCGGTGTCAACCTCGAGCAGATGGTCATCGCGCCCACTGTCGCGTTCCGTCTCGGCGCGCACCAGGCGATCGGCATCTCGCCGCTCATCGGCTATCAGCGGTTCAGCGCCAGCGGCGTACAGGCATTCAGTGCCTACTCGAGCGCTCCCGGCAGCCTCTCGGACATGGGAACGGACTCGTCGATCGGTCTCGGCGTCCGCATCGGCTGGATGGCCAACCTGAGCGACGCCGTCTCGGTTGGTGCTGCGTTCGCGCCGAAGATGAAGATGGGCGCATTCGAGAAGTACAAGGGACTGTTCGCGGAACAGGGTGGGTTCGACTTTCCCGCCAACTTCAACGCCGGCGTGGCATTCAAGCCGGCCCCCGGCGCGCTTGTCGCCCTGGACTACCAGCGGATCAACTACAGCGGTGTCGCCTCGGTCGGCAACTCGAGCAAGGCCCAGGCGCCGCTCGGCAGCGCCGGCGGACCGGGCTTCGGTTGGACCGACGTCAACGTGCTCAAGCTGGGGCTCTCATACGATGTGAGACCGACGCTGACGGTTCGGGCGGGCTACAACCACTCGGACAACCCGGTCCAGAGCGCCGACGTCACCTTCAACATCCTCGCGCCCGGCGTGATCCAGAATCACCTGACGCTGGGGCTGAGCCTGCGAGCAGGAAAGACGATGGACGTCAACGTCGCCTACCTGCACGCGTTCGAGAACAGCGTGTCGGGCGCGACCGCCATGCTGCCCGGCGGTGGGACCGACCTGGTGAAGATGTACCAGAATTCATTTGGAGTCTCGATCACCAAGAAGCTCAAGTAG
- a CDS encoding TolC family protein → MTIRFVVFAIVAALVSPVSSRAQERVSLQDAISGTLANNPDLRAARAGQRESDARVREARSSYLPRVDFVESWQRGNNPVFVFGSLLSQQRFSAANFAVEALNHPDALTNYHSAFSVDQPLFDSSRLAGIRSARIGSELAKATVTDAEAGLALDATRAYGDVLLANANRAAALAAVATAREDLARAERSRDVGMVTEADVLSLRVHLAQMQEREIRAGSGEQVATAFLNRLMGAPLDRTLILAEPAAAAVAAPPIEDSERAALRDRASLARATAQVSLAETARAAAHQAFLPQVFVQGVYELNGHTFGDRASSWMIAGQARVNLFAGGGDVARLRAATEAASRARAERESAETGIRLDVRTARAQLDAAAAREAVGRAVVLQARESQRIIRDRYEAGLASVNDILRAANALLDAESLRISAIVDLMVARGAFDRAVGKLPSGSQQRP, encoded by the coding sequence ATGACCATTCGATTTGTCGTCTTCGCCATCGTCGCGGCACTCGTCTCGCCCGTCTCGAGCCGTGCGCAGGAGCGCGTGTCGCTCCAGGACGCGATCAGCGGCACACTGGCCAACAACCCGGACCTGCGTGCGGCGCGCGCCGGGCAGCGCGAGAGCGATGCCCGCGTCCGCGAGGCCCGATCGAGCTACCTGCCGCGCGTGGATTTCGTCGAAAGCTGGCAGCGGGGCAACAACCCGGTCTTCGTGTTCGGCTCGCTGCTCTCCCAGCAGCGCTTCTCGGCGGCGAACTTCGCGGTCGAGGCGCTGAATCATCCGGACGCCCTGACGAACTACCACAGCGCGTTCTCTGTCGATCAGCCGCTGTTCGACAGCAGCCGGCTCGCGGGAATCCGGTCCGCGCGGATTGGTTCGGAACTCGCGAAGGCCACTGTCACCGACGCGGAAGCCGGCCTGGCGCTGGACGCGACGCGGGCCTACGGCGACGTGCTGCTCGCGAACGCCAATCGCGCGGCGGCGCTGGCCGCCGTGGCGACCGCCCGAGAGGATCTCGCCCGTGCCGAGCGAAGCCGCGACGTCGGCATGGTGACCGAAGCGGACGTGCTGTCCCTCCGGGTTCATCTCGCGCAGATGCAGGAGCGTGAGATCCGGGCGGGCAGTGGTGAACAGGTGGCGACGGCCTTCCTGAACCGGCTGATGGGCGCGCCGCTCGATCGCACGCTGATCCTCGCCGAGCCGGCTGCGGCAGCTGTGGCGGCGCCGCCGATTGAGGACAGCGAGCGGGCGGCGCTGAGGGATCGCGCGAGCCTCGCGCGTGCCACGGCCCAGGTGTCGCTGGCCGAGACGGCGCGAGCGGCCGCCCACCAGGCGTTCCTGCCGCAGGTCTTCGTGCAGGGGGTCTACGAACTGAACGGCCATACGTTCGGCGACCGCGCCTCGTCGTGGATGATCGCCGGTCAGGCGCGGGTCAACCTCTTCGCGGGCGGGGGTGACGTGGCCAGGCTGCGCGCCGCGACCGAAGCCGCGAGCCGGGCGAGAGCCGAGCGTGAGAGCGCCGAGACCGGGATTCGCCTGGACGTCAGAACCGCGCGAGCGCAACTCGACGCGGCGGCGGCTCGGGAAGCTGTCGGGCGCGCCGTGGTCCTGCAGGCGCGTGAGAGTCAACGGATCATCCGCGACCGGTACGAGGCCGGTCTCGCGAGCGTCAACGATATCTTGAGGGCGGCCAACGCCCTGCTCGACGCCGAGTCGCTTCGGATCTCGGCGATTGTCGATCTGATGGTTGCCAGGGGCGCATTCGACCGAGCGGTGGGGAAGCTCCCGAGCGGAAGTCAGCAGAGGCCATGA